The nucleotide window CTGTGAAACTTGGTGGCCTGGTAAACCAGGTTAGAGCTTTTGGTGCCGAAATGAAGGGTCTTTGGACCGGCAAGGGGACAAAGGGTGGCTCCGATGCTGTAGGCGGTGCGGTAAGTGCCGCCGCAGTCCAGAAGGTGTTTGTGGTCAATATGGGCCAGGGTGGCATGGGTAACCCCAACTACTACATGGACGATGACGACGTTCCGGCAAGGAATGCCGCGAATACAAAGCAGGTAGTGGCAAACACCAGGGAACAGGGGCGCTTTGGCAGGGCCCTTTCCGGGGCAAGGTCTGGCCTTAACAAGCTTGGCGGCTCCGCTCTTGGCATGGGTGCCTTGACGGCTGCAACAGGCTGGGCTGTAGGTAAAATCTATGAATTTGGCGACGCTTGCGTGGAGTTGTACAACACCAACAAAGAAATGAAGGCAAAACGCGATGAAATCCAGGCTCAGGGCAACAAGACCATAGAAGATAAATATGGCTATGAAGCCGCCTACTGGGCTAAACAGAAGGATATCGCCTTCAATGCCATGCAAGATGAACTGAACAGCCTTTTTTATGTCAATGAAGCGAAGGTGAACAGACTCCAGAAAGAAATGGATGCCGCATCCGAAAAGATGAAGGAAGCTGTGAAAAAGAACAAGGAACGCAAGGAGACCGTAGTCGATAACAAGACTTACATGGAAATGCTTGCGCCTAAAATCGAACTTCCGCCGCAAAATCAAAGTTTCAACATCAACATCATCGGTGGCGAAAAGGCTGTTGTAGAAACATCTGGTAAGGGCGTAAAGCCGCCTACCGTCAAGGTGAAGAACACTCCAAGTTTGGGTAAATGATGGCAGAAGGCGTTGAATCTACACTCGGTCCTTGGACTTTAAGTCTCGTATCTATAGGGGATGACATTAGTCATACCCTTTCCGAAACTACATATCCGTATAAAAACGGTGCCGATATCGAGGATATGGGCGTTGATCCTGAGACGTTCAAGTTTTCCTGTGTCATCAAGAATAAGGACTACGAGGACAATTTTGTCCAGATAAGAAACTGGTTCTTGTCCTATTTTCCAAGCCCTATTGAGCTCGTGCACCCTGAACACGGCGTTGTTGAAGGATATCCACGAAACGCATCTTTTAGCGAAGATCGCCGTAGAAAGTTTGCAGAGTTCACTTTTGAGTTCGTTGTAGCGGGAATCCAGCCGGAAACCCAAAACTACACGGACCCTTACGAATCCAACCTCGAAGAGGCTACCGCCTGCAATGAAGAAGCCATGGCCGCTATTGCGGAATCCATGCAGCAGGCTGGAGTTCCCGACGTGGAAGGCGAAGACTGGTCGCTTCTTGACAAGTGGGGCGAGCTTGGCGATGCCGCCAGGGCTTTTGCATCCGCAGTCAATCAAGGCCTTGGGCAGGTTCTTGGCGTTATCGAAAGCGTCAAGGCCCCTCTTGATGCCATTAGCGCCACTATTGATTACCTTGATACGCTTTCCGGAACCCTTACAAGAGCTTTCCAGGAATGCTTGGATTCTTTCACTGGTCTTGCAAGGCGAATTGATGATCATACCAGCTCAAAGGCTTCCATAAGTACCTTGGTTACCAGCGCTACCGAAATGCTTGGCAATGTAGCCGGTATGCCAGCAACCGTTTATGGGTGCTTTGCCACGCTCGCAGCTGCTACAATATCTACAGAAGCGGGAAGACTCATTTCTGAGGATGAAAAGCGCCTTGGCGAAAGCATGGCCCGCGAAAATGTCGTTGTCGATGATGTGGAAGGCCGTAGCCTTAGCAAGCCTAGCGCCCCTGTTCTTGTGTCCCCGCAGGATATGGAAGACTCTCTTGCCATGGCTCGCGAGTTCGTCCAGAAGGTTCTTCCGGTGTCTTCTAGCCCCGACCGCCTCAAGAAACAGGTTGCAACATTATCCGAAGCTGTACTCCGCATCAAGATGGAGTACATGACAACAAAGAAAATTGAGGTGACTCACGAAACCCCGCTCCACAAGATCGCTGTTGATAACGGGCTATCTTACCAGGCTGCAGAAAGACTGTGCGCCTTAAACAATGTCAAGAATCCAACATTCATGATTGGGGAGGTACTTGTCTATGAATCGTGATGAAGTGCTTCTCACCGTCAAGAATGCTAGGGTTGACAAGTTCATCAGCTACAGCATTGAAGCTGACCTGTTCTCCCCGGAAGGTTCATTTTCCTTTGAATGCGACAGTCAATACGACATTAACGAGGGCGATCTCTGTGAAATCTACGTGAATCGTGTTGTTGTGCTTACTGGAATTGTCCTTACTACCAGGAGAACTCTTTCCAAGCAGGGAGGCCCCCGATTCAGTGTCGAGGGTAAGTCCACGGCCTGGCTTTTGTCCAACACAAGCGTTACCAAATTTGGGGCATTGCCCAAGACTTTGCCTGGTTTGGCAGAAAAACTTGTCCGGGATATTCCGTTTATCAGCAAGAAGGATTTCGTGTATAATTCCGGGGCTTCCAAGGATAGAATTAAGCGGCAATATGTCGAGGTCTCTCCCGGGGATTCCGTATTCGATGTGATCAAGAAAGCGGCCAATTCCCAGGGCTACTTGTTCTGGGTTTCTCCGGAGGGCCAGTTCGTTTTTGACAAGCCTTTGGCCCGTGGTTCCGCCAATTTCCATATCCACGCCTTTGAAGATGTGTCCGAAATGGACTATATCGAGGGTTCTGTAACAAAGTCTATTGAAAACGGCCATTCCGAAATAAGAATTGTCGGGGAATCCCAATCCGATAACGATATCAAGTACACGAAATGTACCGTGCAAAACGGCGATTATCCCTTCAAGATGCCCCTTGTCGCCAACTGGAACGAGAACGAAGGCCCTGCCAAAAAGACGGCTGAGTTGCAACTTGCTACCGAAAAGGCCCAGGCTATCCAGCTGGAATATACCGTTGCAGGGCATTCCCAGAACGGAAACAACTGGACCATCAATCAGTTCTGCGATGTGCAGGATGATTTCAATGGGGCAAATGACAATTACCTGATCGTGTCCAGGACATTCACCCTTTCCCGCCAGGAAGGAAAAAGGACCCGCCTTACGCTCCAGCCCGGAGGTGTTATATGATGAAATTCTTTACAAGCATTGTTGAAAGCTGCAAGGATGTTGCCGGAAAACTCCGAAACCTCACGGCAAAAGCCAATGACATTGAATTTGAAGACCGTCAGCTGATGCAGCAATTCGGTTTTATCAGCATTCCTCGCAAA belongs to Fibrobacter sp. UWR4 and includes:
- a CDS encoding DNA circularization N-terminal domain-containing protein; translation: MMAEGVESTLGPWTLSLVSIGDDISHTLSETTYPYKNGADIEDMGVDPETFKFSCVIKNKDYEDNFVQIRNWFLSYFPSPIELVHPEHGVVEGYPRNASFSEDRRRKFAEFTFEFVVAGIQPETQNYTDPYESNLEEATACNEEAMAAIAESMQQAGVPDVEGEDWSLLDKWGELGDAARAFASAVNQGLGQVLGVIESVKAPLDAISATIDYLDTLSGTLTRAFQECLDSFTGLARRIDDHTSSKASISTLVTSATEMLGNVAGMPATVYGCFATLAAATISTEAGRLISEDEKRLGESMARENVVVDDVEGRSLSKPSAPVLVSPQDMEDSLAMAREFVQKVLPVSSSPDRLKKQVATLSEAVLRIKMEYMTTKKIEVTHETPLHKIAVDNGLSYQAAERLCALNNVKNPTFMIGEVLVYES
- a CDS encoding phage baseplate assembly protein, with the translated sequence MNRDEVLLTVKNARVDKFISYSIEADLFSPEGSFSFECDSQYDINEGDLCEIYVNRVVVLTGIVLTTRRTLSKQGGPRFSVEGKSTAWLLSNTSVTKFGALPKTLPGLAEKLVRDIPFISKKDFVYNSGASKDRIKRQYVEVSPGDSVFDVIKKAANSQGYLFWVSPEGQFVFDKPLARGSANFHIHAFEDVSEMDYIEGSVTKSIENGHSEIRIVGESQSDNDIKYTKCTVQNGDYPFKMPLVANWNENEGPAKKTAELQLATEKAQAIQLEYTVAGHSQNGNNWTINQFCDVQDDFNGANDNYLIVSRTFTLSRQEGKRTRLTLQPGGVI